From Alosa sapidissima isolate fAloSap1 chromosome 2, fAloSap1.pri, whole genome shotgun sequence, one genomic window encodes:
- the LOC121690446 gene encoding major histocompatibility complex class I-related gene protein-like isoform X1: MCLRNQDFSPGGIHSVQRGWRPELCVLLFLVMNCVTPTAGWGWDVCTSPTVVSHTRSNDRHMLEVQNTVQRGSNSDLQLLQTTLFNGDIIFHCESPTLTDQPRQEWVKDTFSPKELKNKNKFCVRQFYEHLQWFEEIDRIINGTAEILQRRRGCIINGSGLFPFDQWAINGEAFLTFDLQTLTWMPQTEQATSAAVKWNQLDLKNQIRNHVYGDFCQTVCRTSHSLVKREKQVQGHRAAHSDMEVRVFIKPIPGSTDTYLKCHVTASDLSGVRIQLTKDGVPLDGEVNLTGPLPNGDGTVQMRVQVQVPQTLKGSEGYQCSVHRDANQTTVTCDGQTPSSDSSSKPLDHDQQTVCGVLVCTVALVAIVVYTFIRLNLQKLTNVRCVSVEQPIRLYLQFVLSEEEYDKWMKIADNFYGKYEMVLKRTRLEPWNQENIYVENGSDYIFVIYFLIVL, translated from the exons ATGTGTCTGAGGAATCAGGACTTTTCCCCTGGAGGGATCCATTCAGTCCAGCGAGGATGGCGTCCGGAGCTGTGCGTTCTGCTGTTTCTGGTGATGAACTGCGTGACCCCCACTGCAGGCTGGG gttgggatgtctgcactTCACCAACAGTAGTGAGCcacactcgttcaaatg ACCGCCACATGCTTGAGGTCCAGAACACAGTTCAGCGCGGCTCCAACAGTGACCTGCAGCTCCTCCAGACCACTCTGTTTAATGGAGACATCATCTTCCACTGTGAGAGTCCCACACTGACAGACCAGCCAAGACAGGAATGGGTCAAAGACACGTTCAGCCCAAAGGAACTTAAGAACAAAAACAAGTTCTGTGTGAGGCAGTTCTATGAGCACCTGCAGTGGTTTGAGGAGATAGATAGAATCATCAATGGGACTGCAg AGATTCTCCAGAGACGACGTGGCTGCATCATTAACGGCTCAGGACTCTTTCCATTTGACCAGTGGGCCATCAACGGAGAGGCAttcctgacctttgacctccaaacGCTGACATGGATGCCCCAAACTGAACAGGCAACCTCGGCAGCAGTGAAATGGAACCAGCTGGATCTGAAGAACCAGATCAGGAATCACGTGTACGGAGACTTCTGTCAGACTGTGTGTCGCACGTCCCACAGCTTGGTGAAGAGAGAAAAGCAGGTGCAGGGCCACAGAGCAGCACACTCag ACATGGAAGTGCGGGTTTTCATCAAACCCATCCCAGGAAGCACTGACACATATCTCAAGTGTCATGTGACAGCCTCTGACCTATCAGGTGTGAGGATCCAGTTAACTAAGGATGGGGTTCCTCTGGACGGTGAGGTGAATCTGACCGGACCTCTTCCTAATGGAGACGGAACCGTTCAGATGAGGGTCCAGGTTCAGGTTCCACAGACACTAAAGGGATCAGAGGGATACCAGTGTTCTGTCCACAGAGACGCAAATCAGACGACGGTCACATGCG atggacaaacaccAAGCTCCGACTCCTCATCAAAGCCCCTGGATCACGATCAGCAGACTGTCtgtggtgtgcttgtgtgcacagTGGCTCTTGTAGCCATTGTTGTGTATACATTCATAAGACTGAACCTGCAGAAACTGACAA ACGTACGATGTGTATCTGTTGAGCAGCCGATCAGATTGTATCTCCAGTTTGTCTTATCCGAGGAGGAGTATGACAAATGGATGAAGATTGCTGATAACTTCTACGGTAAATACGAAATGGTTTTGAAACGCACGCGACTGGAACCATGGAACCAGGAAAACATTTATGTTGAGAATGGATCAGATTATATttttgtgatttattttttaattgttttatga
- the LOC121690446 gene encoding major histocompatibility complex class I-related gene protein-like isoform X2 has product MCLRNQDFSPGGIHSVQRGWRPELCVLLFLVMNCVTPTAGWDRHMLEVQNTVQRGSNSDLQLLQTTLFNGDIIFHCESPTLTDQPRQEWVKDTFSPKELKNKNKFCVRQFYEHLQWFEEIDRIINGTAEILQRRRGCIINGSGLFPFDQWAINGEAFLTFDLQTLTWMPQTEQATSAAVKWNQLDLKNQIRNHVYGDFCQTVCRTSHSLVKREKQVQGHRAAHSDMEVRVFIKPIPGSTDTYLKCHVTASDLSGVRIQLTKDGVPLDGEVNLTGPLPNGDGTVQMRVQVQVPQTLKGSEGYQCSVHRDANQTTVTCDGQTPSSDSSSKPLDHDQQTVCGVLVCTVALVAIVVYTFIRLNLQKLTNVRCVSVEQPIRLYLQFVLSEEEYDKWMKIADNFYGKYEMVLKRTRLEPWNQENIYVENGSDYIFVIYFLIVL; this is encoded by the exons ATGTGTCTGAGGAATCAGGACTTTTCCCCTGGAGGGATCCATTCAGTCCAGCGAGGATGGCGTCCGGAGCTGTGCGTTCTGCTGTTTCTGGTGATGAACTGCGTGACCCCCACTGCAGGCTGGG ACCGCCACATGCTTGAGGTCCAGAACACAGTTCAGCGCGGCTCCAACAGTGACCTGCAGCTCCTCCAGACCACTCTGTTTAATGGAGACATCATCTTCCACTGTGAGAGTCCCACACTGACAGACCAGCCAAGACAGGAATGGGTCAAAGACACGTTCAGCCCAAAGGAACTTAAGAACAAAAACAAGTTCTGTGTGAGGCAGTTCTATGAGCACCTGCAGTGGTTTGAGGAGATAGATAGAATCATCAATGGGACTGCAg AGATTCTCCAGAGACGACGTGGCTGCATCATTAACGGCTCAGGACTCTTTCCATTTGACCAGTGGGCCATCAACGGAGAGGCAttcctgacctttgacctccaaacGCTGACATGGATGCCCCAAACTGAACAGGCAACCTCGGCAGCAGTGAAATGGAACCAGCTGGATCTGAAGAACCAGATCAGGAATCACGTGTACGGAGACTTCTGTCAGACTGTGTGTCGCACGTCCCACAGCTTGGTGAAGAGAGAAAAGCAGGTGCAGGGCCACAGAGCAGCACACTCag ACATGGAAGTGCGGGTTTTCATCAAACCCATCCCAGGAAGCACTGACACATATCTCAAGTGTCATGTGACAGCCTCTGACCTATCAGGTGTGAGGATCCAGTTAACTAAGGATGGGGTTCCTCTGGACGGTGAGGTGAATCTGACCGGACCTCTTCCTAATGGAGACGGAACCGTTCAGATGAGGGTCCAGGTTCAGGTTCCACAGACACTAAAGGGATCAGAGGGATACCAGTGTTCTGTCCACAGAGACGCAAATCAGACGACGGTCACATGCG atggacaaacaccAAGCTCCGACTCCTCATCAAAGCCCCTGGATCACGATCAGCAGACTGTCtgtggtgtgcttgtgtgcacagTGGCTCTTGTAGCCATTGTTGTGTATACATTCATAAGACTGAACCTGCAGAAACTGACAA ACGTACGATGTGTATCTGTTGAGCAGCCGATCAGATTGTATCTCCAGTTTGTCTTATCCGAGGAGGAGTATGACAAATGGATGAAGATTGCTGATAACTTCTACGGTAAATACGAAATGGTTTTGAAACGCACGCGACTGGAACCATGGAACCAGGAAAACATTTATGTTGAGAATGGATCAGATTATATttttgtgatttattttttaattgttttatga
- the LOC121690446 gene encoding RLA class II histocompatibility antigen, DP beta chain-like isoform X3 has product MQDREHPDWPVSLNQPISFQHRHMLEVQNTVQRGSNSDLQLLQTTLFNGDIIFHCESPTLTDQPRQEWVKDTFSPKELKNKNKFCVRQFYEHLQWFEEIDRIINGTAEILQRRRGCIINGSGLFPFDQWAINGEAFLTFDLQTLTWMPQTEQATSAAVKWNQLDLKNQIRNHVYGDFCQTVCRTSHSLVKREKQVQGHRAAHSDMEVRVFIKPIPGSTDTYLKCHVTASDLSGVRIQLTKDGVPLDGEVNLTGPLPNGDGTVQMRVQVQVPQTLKGSEGYQCSVHRDANQTTVTCDGQTPSSDSSSKPLDHDQQTVCGVLVCTVALVAIVVYTFIRLNLQKLTNVRCVSVEQPIRLYLQFVLSEEEYDKWMKIADNFYGKYEMVLKRTRLEPWNQENIYVENGSDYIFVIYFLIVL; this is encoded by the exons atgcaagacagagagcatcctgactggcctgtttcgctaaatcaaccaatcagttttcagc ACCGCCACATGCTTGAGGTCCAGAACACAGTTCAGCGCGGCTCCAACAGTGACCTGCAGCTCCTCCAGACCACTCTGTTTAATGGAGACATCATCTTCCACTGTGAGAGTCCCACACTGACAGACCAGCCAAGACAGGAATGGGTCAAAGACACGTTCAGCCCAAAGGAACTTAAGAACAAAAACAAGTTCTGTGTGAGGCAGTTCTATGAGCACCTGCAGTGGTTTGAGGAGATAGATAGAATCATCAATGGGACTGCAg AGATTCTCCAGAGACGACGTGGCTGCATCATTAACGGCTCAGGACTCTTTCCATTTGACCAGTGGGCCATCAACGGAGAGGCAttcctgacctttgacctccaaacGCTGACATGGATGCCCCAAACTGAACAGGCAACCTCGGCAGCAGTGAAATGGAACCAGCTGGATCTGAAGAACCAGATCAGGAATCACGTGTACGGAGACTTCTGTCAGACTGTGTGTCGCACGTCCCACAGCTTGGTGAAGAGAGAAAAGCAGGTGCAGGGCCACAGAGCAGCACACTCag ACATGGAAGTGCGGGTTTTCATCAAACCCATCCCAGGAAGCACTGACACATATCTCAAGTGTCATGTGACAGCCTCTGACCTATCAGGTGTGAGGATCCAGTTAACTAAGGATGGGGTTCCTCTGGACGGTGAGGTGAATCTGACCGGACCTCTTCCTAATGGAGACGGAACCGTTCAGATGAGGGTCCAGGTTCAGGTTCCACAGACACTAAAGGGATCAGAGGGATACCAGTGTTCTGTCCACAGAGACGCAAATCAGACGACGGTCACATGCG atggacaaacaccAAGCTCCGACTCCTCATCAAAGCCCCTGGATCACGATCAGCAGACTGTCtgtggtgtgcttgtgtgcacagTGGCTCTTGTAGCCATTGTTGTGTATACATTCATAAGACTGAACCTGCAGAAACTGACAA ACGTACGATGTGTATCTGTTGAGCAGCCGATCAGATTGTATCTCCAGTTTGTCTTATCCGAGGAGGAGTATGACAAATGGATGAAGATTGCTGATAACTTCTACGGTAAATACGAAATGGTTTTGAAACGCACGCGACTGGAACCATGGAACCAGGAAAACATTTATGTTGAGAATGGATCAGATTATATttttgtgatttattttttaattgttttatga